The DNA segment CTGGCCATGGGGCAGCTACCTCGGCGACGAAGGTCTCGCGAGCGGGATCCGCGTGCGCACGTCGAGCTTCCAGCGCATGCACGTCAATACGCTGATGACCAAGGCCAAGGCGGTCGGCCACTACGTCAATTCGATCCTTGCCAGCGTCGAGGCGCGCAGCGGCGGCTACGACGAATCGCTGATGCTCGACGTCGACGGCTATGCCGCCGAAGGCTGCGGCGAGAATCTGTTCATCGTGCGCGACGGGCGCGTCAAGACGCCGCCGATCGCGACCGTGCTCGAAGGCATCACGCGTGCGACGGCCATCGAGCTGTTGCGTGCCGAGGGAATCAGCGTCACCGAAGAGCGCTTCACGCGCGACGAGATCTACATCTCGGACGAGGCGTTCCTGACCGGTACGGCTGCCGAGATCACCCCGATGCGCTCGCTCGACGATCGCACGATCGGCGCCGGAAAACCCGGTCCCGTGACCACGCGGCTTCAGG comes from the Candidatus Limnocylindrales bacterium genome and includes:
- a CDS encoding branched-chain amino acid transaminase, whose protein sequence is MEKSKSIWMNGTLVPWDDAKVHVLTHTLHYGVGAFEGIRCYQASDGRSAVFRLREHIVRLVQSCKILGIDSPYGVDELCDACIATIRANELKACYIRPLVYVADGEMGLGSATVNPIHVAIAVWPWGSYLGDEGLASGIRVRTSSFQRMHVNTLMTKAKAVGHYVNSILASVEARSGGYDESLMLDVDGYAAEGCGENLFIVRDGRVKTPPIATVLEGITRATAIELLRAEGISVTEERFTRDEIYISDEAFLTGTAAEITPMRSLDDRTIGAGKPGPVTTRLQEAYFQTVRGGRPAYAHWLSSV